A single window of Mycobacterium sp. ITM-2016-00318 DNA harbors:
- a CDS encoding carbonic anhydrase, whose protein sequence is MPNTNPVTAWKALKEGNERFVAGKPEHPSQSIEHRASLAGGQKPTAVLFGCADSRVAAEIIFDQGLGDMFVVRTAGHVIDSAVLGSIEYAVTVLNVPLIVVLGHDSCGAVKATLTAIDDGAVPGGYVRDVVERVTPSILLGRRDGLSRVDEFEARHVAETVTQLRARSTAIAERLDAGTVAIAGVTYHLADGRAVLREHLGDIGEG, encoded by the coding sequence ATGCCCAACACGAACCCTGTGACTGCATGGAAGGCACTCAAGGAGGGTAACGAGCGATTCGTCGCCGGAAAGCCCGAGCACCCCAGCCAGAGCATCGAGCACCGGGCGTCACTGGCAGGAGGACAGAAGCCCACCGCGGTGCTCTTCGGGTGCGCGGACAGCCGCGTGGCTGCCGAGATCATCTTCGACCAGGGGCTCGGCGACATGTTCGTGGTCCGAACCGCGGGTCACGTCATCGACTCGGCTGTGCTCGGTTCGATCGAGTACGCCGTCACTGTCTTGAACGTTCCGCTGATCGTCGTGCTGGGTCACGACAGCTGCGGTGCGGTGAAGGCCACGCTGACGGCCATCGATGACGGCGCCGTCCCTGGTGGCTATGTCCGCGACGTGGTGGAACGGGTTACGCCGTCAATCCTGTTGGGCCGCCGTGACGGTCTGAGCAGGGTCGATGAATTCGAGGCGAGACATGTCGCCGAGACGGTGACACAGCTGCGGGCACGGTCGACGGCCATCGCCGAACGCCTCGACGCGGGCACGGTGGCGATCGCGGGTGTCACCTATCACCTGGCAGACGGGCGGGCTGTGTTGCGCGAACACCTGGGCGACATCGGCGAAGGCTAG
- a CDS encoding A/G-specific adenine glycosylase, which produces MIAATELLRWYEREQRDLPWRRPGVTPWQILVSEFMLQQTPVARVEPIWRDWVVRWPTPSATAAASAADVLRAWGKLGYPRRAKRLHECAIAIAEEHGDEVPSDVETLLSLPGIGTYTARAIACFAYRQRVPVVDTNVRRVVARAVHGRADAAAASAPRDLVDVDGLLPKGDEAPLFSVALMELGATVCTARSPRCGICPLSVCAWRAAGFPAPTGPARRVQKYAGTDRQVRGRLLDVLRDNNSPVGRAELDVAWLADTAQRDRALDSLLVDGLVEQTADGRFALAGEGESPAASS; this is translated from the coding sequence ATGATCGCCGCGACCGAGCTACTGCGGTGGTACGAGCGCGAGCAACGCGATCTGCCGTGGCGCAGGCCCGGCGTCACACCGTGGCAGATCCTGGTCAGCGAGTTCATGCTGCAGCAGACGCCGGTGGCCCGGGTCGAGCCGATCTGGCGGGATTGGGTGGTGCGGTGGCCGACCCCGTCGGCGACCGCGGCCGCGAGCGCAGCCGACGTGCTTCGCGCGTGGGGCAAGCTCGGCTACCCGAGACGTGCGAAGCGGTTGCACGAGTGCGCGATCGCCATCGCGGAAGAACACGGCGACGAGGTGCCTTCGGACGTGGAGACCCTGTTGTCGCTCCCGGGAATCGGCACGTACACCGCGCGTGCGATCGCGTGTTTCGCCTATCGCCAGCGGGTGCCCGTCGTCGATACCAACGTGCGCCGCGTGGTGGCCCGGGCGGTCCACGGGCGGGCCGATGCGGCGGCGGCGTCGGCGCCACGCGACCTCGTCGATGTCGATGGGCTGTTGCCGAAAGGCGACGAGGCACCTCTGTTTTCGGTGGCCCTCATGGAGCTCGGCGCGACTGTGTGTACCGCACGCTCGCCGCGCTGCGGGATCTGCCCGCTGAGTGTGTGCGCGTGGCGGGCGGCCGGCTTCCCGGCGCCCACCGGACCGGCCAGGCGGGTCCAGAAGTACGCGGGCACCGACCGGCAGGTGCGTGGACGCTTGTTGGATGTGTTGCGTGACAACAACTCTCCCGTTGGCCGCGCCGAGCTCGACGTCGCCTGGTTGGCCGACACGGCGCAGCGCGACCGCGCCCTGGATTCACTGCTTGTCGACGGGCTGGTCGAGCAGACGGCGGATGGCCGTTTCGCCCTTGCAGGCGAGGGTGAGTCGCCGGCGGCGAGTTCTTGA